The Caldicellulosiruptor changbaiensis genome has a segment encoding these proteins:
- a CDS encoding SbcC/MukB-like Walker B domain-containing protein has translation MKRYKVTKKGGGSILRPLYLKIENFKSYGESFNEIDFKNIKVACIVGKNGNGKSSIAEAIAWALFGEFERLQTGKRGKISETEYINSHKDYMQVEFEFEIDKLVYRVVRRLDRRGKKYLSLFIKKNDVLIPISEANYTQTQNRLERILGIDFNVFLHSAYLSQKRTEDFLLSSPEERREILAKILNLSVYDRINELAKEKRKEKKVVLDLKIKESEEKIKITCEEESIKTSILELEEKSKKIAGELDALKNELNSLIFQKYETEQNLKTIEEKKKEREEIKRKHENIKQRIEDSKKELSKIEDELKSEPEITLKAREYETLKNNLEALKKDYDTFVKLKNDIALIEKEISGKIEQKKIFEKSVKETTAKLGNENSELSKYDEELKKSEIEISNVEKELEKVKGLKQELEVKREEITKIEKFLEVVDSKLKELATSYKLIESNKGKCPVCLREINGEEEKEHIKREIASQGKEYKEKKEKLNTKLSSLKKEYQELEEKVKQEEVLRTKEKKLHGAYENLKAKIEQKKQNIKNLQDSIFHDEQNIKVCEQEIIKLELKLKDLKDELDRLNFNEEDYNAHLQKVKELEVYQNLLKTIEINKVKAENLKKNMLEYQKEEDELSKKIQEIDKELSNMLSQSLDEKLTKIKSDINSYETKINQLQEDLNSVLKEIGIFEQKLSQVKEAKEKLLVLEKEIEGIKREIEIYDIIIDITGPDGIKNEIIANTLPLVRDEANRLLKLLTNGAFSIDFKTQKEMASGKTIETLQIEISDKNGTRNYELFSGGELFRINFAIRIALAKVLLKRAGASIKMLILDEGFGSQDEEGKDHIIECLNQIKDQFDTILVITHIEDLMDAFDQRIVVKKDVEGSKIFVV, from the coding sequence TTGAAGAGGTACAAGGTGACTAAAAAAGGTGGGGGATCAATTTTGAGACCACTTTATTTGAAGATTGAGAATTTTAAATCATATGGTGAAAGTTTCAATGAGATTGACTTTAAAAATATCAAGGTTGCATGTATTGTAGGTAAAAATGGAAATGGAAAGTCATCTATTGCAGAGGCAATTGCATGGGCACTTTTCGGGGAATTTGAAAGGCTTCAGACTGGCAAGCGGGGCAAAATCTCAGAGACAGAGTATATAAACTCACATAAAGATTACATGCAGGTTGAGTTTGAGTTTGAGATAGATAAGCTTGTGTACAGGGTTGTGAGAAGGCTTGATAGAAGAGGGAAAAAATATCTTTCTCTTTTTATCAAGAAAAACGATGTGCTTATTCCAATTAGTGAAGCAAACTATACCCAGACACAAAACAGACTGGAAAGGATTTTAGGGATAGACTTTAACGTGTTTTTACACTCGGCATACCTTTCTCAAAAGCGAACAGAAGACTTTTTGTTATCATCACCAGAGGAGAGGCGCGAGATTTTAGCTAAGATTTTGAACCTCAGCGTGTATGACAGAATAAATGAGCTTGCAAAGGAAAAGAGGAAAGAAAAAAAGGTAGTGCTTGATCTCAAAATCAAGGAAAGTGAAGAGAAGATAAAAATTACTTGTGAAGAAGAGAGTATCAAAACATCTATCTTAGAGCTTGAAGAAAAATCAAAGAAGATTGCAGGCGAGTTAGATGCGCTTAAAAATGAGCTAAATAGTCTTATATTTCAAAAATATGAAACAGAGCAAAACCTCAAGACCATTGAAGAAAAGAAAAAAGAAAGAGAAGAGATTAAAAGAAAACATGAGAATATAAAACAGAGGATTGAAGATAGCAAAAAAGAGCTTTCAAAGATAGAAGATGAGCTAAAAAGTGAACCTGAAATAACTTTAAAAGCAAGAGAATATGAGACTCTCAAAAACAATTTAGAAGCTCTTAAAAAAGACTATGATACATTTGTGAAACTGAAGAATGACATAGCGCTTATTGAAAAGGAGATAAGTGGGAAGATAGAGCAAAAAAAGATATTTGAAAAATCTGTGAAAGAGACTACTGCAAAGCTTGGCAACGAAAACTCGGAGCTTTCTAAGTATGATGAAGAGTTAAAAAAGTCAGAAATTGAGATTTCCAACGTTGAGAAAGAGCTTGAGAAGGTTAAAGGACTAAAGCAAGAATTAGAAGTAAAAAGAGAGGAGATTACAAAGATTGAGAAGTTTTTAGAAGTAGTTGATAGTAAGCTTAAAGAACTTGCAACAAGCTATAAGTTAATTGAGTCAAATAAAGGAAAATGTCCTGTATGTTTGCGCGAGATAAATGGCGAAGAGGAAAAGGAGCATATTAAGAGAGAAATAGCATCTCAAGGGAAGGAGTACAAAGAAAAGAAAGAAAAATTAAATACAAAGCTATCAAGCCTTAAAAAAGAGTATCAAGAGCTTGAAGAAAAGGTAAAACAAGAAGAGGTTTTACGCACAAAAGAGAAGAAGCTTCATGGTGCATATGAAAATTTAAAGGCAAAAATAGAGCAAAAAAAACAAAATATCAAAAACTTACAAGATTCAATTTTTCACGATGAACAAAATATAAAAGTCTGTGAGCAGGAAATAATAAAACTTGAGTTAAAACTAAAAGATTTAAAGGATGAACTTGATAGATTAAACTTTAATGAGGAAGATTACAATGCTCATTTACAAAAGGTAAAAGAGCTTGAGGTATATCAAAATTTACTAAAAACAATAGAGATAAACAAGGTAAAGGCAGAGAATCTGAAAAAGAATATGCTTGAGTATCAAAAGGAGGAAGATGAACTTTCAAAGAAGATTCAAGAGATAGACAAAGAATTATCTAATATGCTTTCTCAATCATTAGACGAAAAACTTACAAAGATTAAATCAGATATAAATAGTTATGAGACCAAAATCAATCAGCTTCAAGAAGATTTAAACTCTGTCTTAAAAGAAATAGGCATTTTTGAGCAGAAGCTCAGCCAAGTCAAAGAGGCAAAGGAAAAGCTGCTTGTACTTGAAAAAGAGATAGAAGGGATAAAAAGAGAAATAGAAATTTATGATATCATCATTGACATAACTGGTCCTGATGGAATTAAAAATGAGATAATTGCAAACACGCTGCCACTTGTCAGGGATGAGGCAAACCGGCTTTTAAAACTTTTGACAAACGGGGCTTTTTCAATTGATTTTAAAACACAAAAGGAAATGGCCTCTGGTAAGACAATAGAAACACTCCAAATAGAGATTTCAGATAAAAATGGTACAAGAAACTACGAACTTTTTTCAGGGGGCGAACTTTTCAGAATCAACTTTGCTATTCGGATAGCTCTTGCAAAGGTACTTTTAAAAAGAGCAGGTGCCTCAATTAAAATGCTAATCTTGGACGAGGGTTTTGGGTCACAGGATGAAGAAGGGAAAGACCACATAATAGAGTGTTTAAATCAAATCAAGGACCAATTTGATACAATACTTGTAATAACCCATATTGAGGATTTGATGGACGCGTTTGACCAGAGGATAGTTGTAAAAAAAGATGTGGAAGGGTCCAAAATTTTTGTTGTATAA
- a CDS encoding YbaB/EbfC family nucleoid-associated protein, with protein sequence MAKNRFPGLGGGFNINQLQKQAKKMQEEIEKLQEELNQREVEATAGGGAVKVVINGKKEIKSIEISPEVVDPDDIETLQDLIVACVNEAIRKVEKMIEEEMQKVAGFGFPGLF encoded by the coding sequence ATGGCAAAAAACAGGTTTCCAGGACTTGGTGGCGGTTTTAACATAAATCAGCTTCAAAAACAGGCAAAAAAGATGCAAGAGGAGATTGAAAAGCTACAAGAAGAGTTAAACCAAAGAGAAGTTGAAGCTACTGCAGGTGGCGGTGCTGTAAAGGTTGTTATAAATGGTAAAAAGGAGATTAAAAGTATTGAGATTTCACCAGAGGTTGTTGACCCAGATGACATTGAAACACTTCAGGATCTGATAGTTGCATGTGTAAATGAGGCAATTAGAAAGGTTGAAAAAATGATAGAAGAAGAGATGCAAAAGGTAGCAGGTTTTGGGTTTCCAGGTCTTTTTTAA
- a CDS encoding metallophosphoesterase family protein yields the protein MPIRGVHTADLHFGVTTYSKETPDGLGSRVHDFFRTFDRILEYIRQNHIDLLLITGDIFKDREPNSTLRNMFYKRVVEIAKEGVLVVIVPGNHDMHPFEAKHHSVKVFEIFEQENIVVMDKLFETRVFDIKGEKLRVIAVPYLYLERFIDKTIPEKIEQLEQNIANFFEEKLTEVLDSSRDDIPTILAGHFTVNEAEVGSERMIMIGKDVKVPLSVLLHPKLKFVALGHIHKPQILNSKNPAVVYCGSPDRIDFSETQDQKGFVVFEIGRENFWFEFKPVVVRPFYQLEIDLFEANGDVEKVLISEIDKKIKKLEENSSANIKASVVKLIIRTQSLLKERLSLTKVEEHLKDRCFILAPIEIEVTDAKRDFRIVEVDEKSDPIFAFERFLSASPKYKDIKSKDDVVATFKSLFEEVQGD from the coding sequence ATGCCAATACGAGGTGTTCACACAGCAGACCTTCATTTTGGTGTGACAACATATAGCAAAGAGACTCCAGATGGGCTGGGGTCGCGTGTTCATGATTTTTTCAGGACATTTGATAGAATCTTAGAGTATATAAGGCAAAACCATATAGACCTTTTGCTCATCACTGGTGATATATTCAAGGACAGAGAGCCGAACTCTACCTTGCGAAATATGTTCTACAAAAGGGTTGTTGAGATTGCAAAAGAAGGCGTATTGGTTGTAATAGTACCTGGGAATCATGACATGCACCCGTTTGAGGCAAAACATCATTCAGTCAAGGTTTTTGAAATATTCGAGCAAGAAAATATTGTTGTGATGGATAAGCTTTTTGAAACAAGGGTGTTTGATATAAAGGGAGAAAAACTCAGAGTTATAGCTGTACCCTATCTTTACCTTGAAAGGTTTATAGATAAAACAATCCCTGAGAAGATTGAGCAGCTTGAACAAAACATTGCAAATTTCTTCGAAGAAAAATTGACAGAGGTTTTAGACTCCTCAAGAGATGATATACCGACAATCTTGGCAGGCCATTTTACAGTCAATGAAGCTGAAGTTGGCAGTGAAAGAATGATTATGATAGGGAAAGATGTAAAAGTACCGCTTTCTGTGCTTTTGCATCCAAAACTTAAGTTTGTTGCACTTGGACATATTCACAAGCCCCAGATTTTAAATTCCAAAAATCCGGCAGTTGTGTACTGTGGCTCGCCTGACAGAATAGACTTTTCAGAAACACAAGACCAAAAAGGTTTTGTGGTATTTGAAATAGGCAGAGAAAATTTTTGGTTTGAGTTTAAGCCTGTTGTTGTCAGGCCTTTTTATCAGCTTGAAATTGATTTGTTTGAGGCAAATGGTGATGTAGAAAAAGTGCTCATTTCAGAGATAGACAAAAAAATAAAGAAATTAGAAGAAAACTCATCTGCTAACATTAAAGCATCGGTTGTAAAGCTTATAATAAGGACACAGAGTTTGCTAAAAGAAAGACTTAGTTTGACCAAAGTAGAAGAGCACTTAAAAGATAGGTGTTTCATTTTAGCCCCAATTGAGATAGAAGTTACTGATGCCAAAAGAGATTTTAGAATTGTCGAGGTTGATGAAAAATCAGATCCTATTTTTGCATTTGAAAGGTTTTTATCTGCAAGCCCAAAGTATAAAGATATAAAAAGCAAAGATGATGTGGTTGCGACATTTAAATCCTTGTTTGAAGAGGTACAAGGTGACTAA
- a CDS encoding ATP-binding protein encodes MPEKFYTEQKIGKVIGGSFLEGLAIKVEDDSIIEDTRIGSILVSQTEKKKYYCMLTDMVIEGMNKQSLTELPRGTEFSLLNRITRGTSIYTIFKAQPILAFDLQEGKNQPIRNIPLHASSVRKATYDDIQDVFGSFEKDPKRFFPIGNVLDMDESTQVCIDIDRFIERSSGIYGRTGTGKSFIARLIMAGIILSDKASLLIFDAHSDHGPDSVDEENHHVKGLKSLFGNKMQIMTIESSSVNRAGVLPIEIDVRDVEVEDILSISEELNLNETAEQVMIALKNKLEAQGRHWLQEILVNGEELAEEFKDSEAIVNRSSLLALIRKLSVLKELPYLKYDRSPGTNSIDIILDYLQKGISVDITFGKGDKLLNYLFVTNVLSRRIYNKYMEMYEKHISNRKKYPAPRPLVIAIEEAHRFLSPDVAKQTIFGTIAREMRKAKVSLMCIDQRPSQIDSEIASQIGTRVILALSDEADIASALAGMKNSKQLRAIVESLDSKQQALVIGHAVPMPIAIKTRGYDQSFYDFVSIYSPKSDVEDNYRKALEASEEFLKDMEY; translated from the coding sequence ATGCCAGAAAAGTTTTATACTGAGCAAAAGATTGGCAAAGTCATAGGCGGTTCATTTTTAGAAGGGCTTGCAATAAAGGTTGAAGATGATTCTATCATTGAGGATACAAGAATAGGTAGCATCTTGGTTAGCCAAACAGAAAAGAAAAAGTACTATTGTATGCTCACTGATATGGTCATAGAAGGTATGAACAAGCAATCTTTAACTGAGCTTCCAAGAGGCACTGAATTTTCTCTTTTAAATAGAATCACAAGAGGAACTTCAATTTACACAATATTTAAGGCCCAGCCTATTCTTGCATTTGACTTGCAAGAAGGTAAAAACCAGCCAATTAGAAATATTCCTCTTCATGCATCAAGCGTGAGAAAGGCAACATATGATGATATCCAAGATGTATTTGGAAGTTTTGAAAAGGATCCAAAGCGTTTTTTCCCTATCGGAAATGTTCTGGACATGGACGAAAGTACGCAGGTGTGTATTGACATAGACAGGTTCATTGAAAGAAGCAGTGGTATTTACGGTCGAACAGGCACAGGAAAGTCATTTATTGCAAGGCTTATAATGGCAGGGATTATTCTTTCTGATAAGGCGTCTTTGCTGATATTTGATGCGCACTCAGACCACGGTCCAGATAGCGTTGATGAGGAAAACCATCATGTAAAAGGTTTAAAAAGTCTTTTTGGAAACAAAATGCAGATAATGACAATTGAGAGCAGTTCAGTAAACAGGGCAGGAGTGCTTCCAATTGAGATTGATGTGAGAGATGTTGAGGTTGAGGACATCTTGTCAATCTCTGAAGAGCTAAACTTAAATGAAACAGCTGAACAAGTGATGATTGCACTTAAAAATAAGTTAGAGGCCCAAGGAAGACATTGGCTTCAGGAAATCTTGGTAAATGGTGAGGAGCTTGCTGAGGAGTTTAAAGACAGTGAGGCTATTGTCAACAGAAGTTCACTTTTAGCGCTTATAAGAAAACTTTCTGTATTAAAAGAGCTTCCTTATCTTAAGTACGACAGAAGTCCTGGAACAAATTCTATTGATATAATCCTTGATTATCTTCAAAAAGGAATTAGCGTTGACATAACCTTTGGCAAAGGAGACAAGCTCCTAAACTACTTATTTGTCACAAATGTATTGTCAAGAAGAATATACAATAAATACATGGAGATGTACGAAAAACACATCTCAAACAGAAAAAAATATCCAGCACCAAGACCGCTTGTTATTGCAATTGAGGAAGCACACAGATTTTTATCACCGGATGTTGCAAAACAGACAATATTTGGCACAATAGCAAGAGAGATGAGAAAGGCAAAGGTAAGTCTTATGTGCATAGACCAGCGTCCATCTCAGATAGACAGTGAGATTGCCTCACAAATAGGTACAAGGGTGATTTTAGCACTTTCTGATGAAGCGGACATTGCAAGTGCGCTTGCTGGCATGAAAAATAGTAAACAACTGAGGGCTATTGTTGAGTCTCTTGATTCAAAACAGCAGGCACTTGTGATTGGTCATGCTGTTCCAATGCCAATTGCAATAAAAACAAGAGGGTATGACCAGAGCTTTTATGATTTTGTTTCGATTTACAGTCCAAAGAGCGATGTTGAAGACAATTACAGAAAGGCACTTGAAGCCTCTGAAGAGTTTTTGAAAGATATGGAGTATTAA